In one Sphingomonas sp. S1-29 genomic region, the following are encoded:
- the lepA gene encoding translation elongation factor 4, translating into MATPLDKIRNFSIIAHIDHGKSTLADRLIQRTGGLTEREMSAQVLDNMDIEKERGITIKAQTVRLDWKGYVLNLMDTPGHVDFAYEVSRSLAACEGALLVVDAAQGVEAQTLANVYQSIEHDHEIVPVINKIDLPAAEPEKVRAEIEDVIGIDASRAVLASAKSGIGIEEILDAIVERIPPPKGDADAPLKAMLVDSWYDPYLGVVILVRVMEGTLKKGQQIKFMQAGTVHLIDRVGCFRPKIEQLTDLGVGEIGFITAQIKDVAQARVGDTLTDAKRPAAQALEGFKEVQPVVFCGLFPVDANDFEKLRESISKLRLNDASFSFEMETSAALGFGYRCGFLGLLHLEIIQERLTREYDLDLITTAPSVVYEIDLTHGGGHIELHNPADMPDPSKIETISEPWINATIYVPDEYLGSILKLCQDRRGIQKNLTYVGGRAQATYELPLNEVVFDFYDRLKSLSKGYASFDYQQIGYREGDLVKMGILVNEEPVDALSMIVHRSTAEVRGRGMVERLKELIPRHLFKIPIQAAIGGKVIARETISAMRKDVTAKCYGGDATRKRKLLDKQKKGKAKMREYGSVSIPQEAFIAALRMGDET; encoded by the coding sequence GTGGCAACCCCTCTCGACAAGATCCGCAACTTCTCGATCATCGCGCATATCGATCACGGCAAATCGACTCTCGCCGACCGGCTGATCCAGCGCACCGGCGGGCTTACCGAGCGCGAAATGTCGGCGCAGGTGCTCGACAATATGGACATCGAGAAGGAACGCGGAATCACGATCAAGGCGCAGACGGTGCGCCTCGACTGGAAGGGCTATGTCCTCAATCTAATGGACACGCCCGGGCATGTCGATTTCGCCTATGAAGTTTCGCGCAGCCTGGCGGCGTGCGAGGGCGCGTTGCTGGTGGTCGATGCGGCGCAAGGCGTCGAGGCACAGACGCTGGCCAACGTCTATCAGTCGATCGAGCATGACCATGAAATCGTGCCGGTGATCAACAAGATCGACCTGCCCGCCGCCGAACCCGAAAAGGTGCGCGCCGAGATCGAGGACGTGATCGGCATCGACGCCAGCCGCGCGGTGCTCGCCAGCGCCAAATCGGGGATCGGCATCGAGGAAATCCTCGACGCGATCGTCGAACGAATCCCGCCACCCAAGGGCGATGCCGATGCGCCACTGAAGGCGATGCTGGTCGATAGCTGGTACGACCCGTATCTGGGCGTCGTGATCCTGGTGCGCGTCATGGAAGGGACGCTGAAGAAGGGCCAGCAGATCAAGTTCATGCAGGCGGGCACCGTCCACCTGATCGACCGCGTCGGCTGCTTCCGGCCAAAGATCGAGCAGTTGACCGACCTTGGCGTCGGCGAAATCGGCTTCATCACCGCGCAGATCAAGGACGTGGCGCAGGCGCGCGTCGGCGACACGCTGACCGATGCCAAGCGCCCTGCCGCGCAGGCGCTCGAGGGGTTCAAGGAAGTTCAGCCGGTGGTGTTCTGCGGGCTGTTCCCGGTCGATGCCAACGACTTCGAGAAACTGCGCGAATCGATCAGCAAGCTTCGGCTGAACGATGCGTCGTTCAGCTTCGAGATGGAGACGTCGGCCGCGTTGGGCTTTGGCTATCGCTGCGGCTTCCTGGGGCTGCTGCATCTGGAAATCATCCAGGAGCGGCTGACGCGCGAATATGACCTCGACCTCATCACCACCGCGCCCAGCGTGGTGTACGAGATCGACCTGACGCATGGCGGCGGTCATATCGAACTGCACAACCCCGCCGACATGCCCGATCCGAGCAAGATCGAGACGATCAGCGAACCGTGGATCAACGCGACGATCTATGTGCCCGACGAATATCTGGGGTCGATCCTGAAATTGTGCCAGGATCGGCGCGGTATTCAGAAGAACCTCACCTATGTCGGCGGGCGCGCGCAGGCGACCTATGAGCTGCCGCTCAACGAAGTGGTGTTCGATTTCTACGACCGGCTGAAGTCGCTGTCGAAGGGCTATGCGAGCTTCGATTACCAGCAGATCGGCTATCGCGAGGGCGATCTGGTGAAGATGGGCATCCTGGTCAACGAAGAGCCGGTCGATGCGCTGAGCATGATCGTCCACCGTTCTACCGCCGAAGTGCGCGGTCGCGGCATGGTCGAGCGGCTCAAGGAGCTGATCCCGCGCCATTTGTTCAAGATCCCGATCCAGGCGGCGATCGGCGGCAAGGTGATCGCGCGCGAGACGATCAGCGCGATGCGCAAGGACGTGACCGCGAAATGCTATGGCGGCGACGCGACGCGCAAGCGCAAGCTGCTCGACAAGCAGAAGAAGGGCAAGGCGAAGATGCGCGAATATGGGAGCGTCAGCATCCCGCAGGAGGCTTTCATCGCGGCGCTTCGGATGGGGGATGAGACCTGA
- the rpoC gene encoding DNA-directed RNA polymerase subunit beta', with translation MNELTNFANPVAKAETFDQIQIGLASPDRIRSWSFGEIKKPETINYRTFKPERDGLFCARIFGPIKDYECLCGKYKRMKYKGIVCEKCGVEVTVSKVRRERMGHIELAAPVAHIWFLKSLPSRIGLLLDMQLKQLERVLYFESYIVIEPGITGLERYQLLTEDELLDAQDQYGEDAFSAGIGAEAVKQMLIDLDLEGEKRDLLEELAVTKSELKPKKIIKRLKVVESFIDSGNRPEWMILDVVPVIPPELRPLVPLDGGRFATSDLNDLYRRVINRNNRLKRLMELRAPDIIVRNEKRMLQEAVDALFDNGRRGRTITGANKRPLKSLSDMLKGKQGRFRQNLLGKRVDYSGRSVIVTGPELKLHQCGLPKKMALELFKPFIYARLDAKGLSMTLKQAKKWVEKERKEVWDILDEVIREHPVMLNRAPTLHRLGIQAFEPVLIEGKAIQLHPLVCSAFNADFDGDQMAVHVPLSLEAQLEARVLMMSTNNILSPANGKPIIVPSQDMVLGLYYISMMKENEPGEGMLLGDMSEVHQALNAGAVTLHTKIISRILQTDEKGETYLKRFETTPGRMLLGECLPQSHKVPFDIVNRLLTKKDVGDVIDEVYRHTGQKETVLFADAIMSLGFRNAFKAGISFGKDDMIIPDAKVGLVDETRGLVKDFEQQYQDGLITQQEKYNKVIDAWSRCGDQVATAMMDEIKAVKYYEDGPMKGREKPINSIYMMAHSGARGSQAQIKQLAGMRGLMAKPSGEIIETPIISNFKEGLTVLEYFNSTHGARKGLADTALKTANSGYLTRRLVDVSQDCVIMELDCGTERALEMRAIVQGGSTIASLGERILGRTTAEDVVDPKTNAVVIPSGTLLDEPMITQIEAIGILGMKIRSPLVCEAKIGVCGKCYGRDLARGTPVNIGEAVGVIAAQSIGEPGTQLTMRTFHIGGAAQLNEQSNLEATSDGKMEYRDLRIIVDQRGRRVVLSRSGELAIIDMDGRELAVHRIPYGAYVLFDDGHIVSQGDRMAEWDPFTMPVITENPGTVKYVDLIDGKTLTEQADEATGITQAVVTEYRGKAKEDLRPRLTLLDDNSGEAGRYMLASGATLSVQDGAQVSGGDVLARVSREAAKTRDITGGLPRVAELFEARKPKENAIIAKVSGRVVFGKDYKAKRKIGIQPEDGGEVVEYLVPKSKVIDVQEGDYVKRGDNLIGGSPDPHDILEVLGIEPLAEYLVSEIQEVYRLQGVKINDKHIEVIVRQMLQKVEITDGGDTTLLAGEQLDRDEMDEANAKLDKNQTPAQGKPILLGITKASLQTRSFISAASFQETTRVLTEASVQGKIDNLNGLKENVIVGRLIPAGTGAGMNRLRVAASSRDAALRVQQRKLQEVLIAPNSAAEERAAEKARNARDEAGTGDDPLGKVVTSGTGTDADAGEYLND, from the coding sequence ATGAACGAACTGACCAATTTCGCCAATCCGGTCGCCAAGGCCGAAACCTTCGACCAGATCCAGATCGGCCTTGCCTCGCCCGACCGCATTCGCAGCTGGTCGTTCGGTGAGATCAAGAAGCCCGAGACGATCAACTATCGCACGTTCAAGCCCGAACGTGACGGCCTGTTCTGCGCGCGCATCTTCGGTCCGATCAAGGATTACGAGTGCCTGTGCGGCAAGTACAAGCGCATGAAGTATAAGGGCATCGTCTGCGAGAAGTGCGGCGTCGAGGTTACCGTCTCGAAGGTCCGCCGCGAGCGGATGGGCCATATCGAGCTGGCCGCGCCGGTCGCGCACATCTGGTTCCTCAAGTCGCTGCCGAGCCGCATCGGCCTGCTGCTCGACATGCAGCTCAAGCAGCTCGAGCGCGTGCTGTATTTCGAGAGCTATATCGTGATCGAGCCGGGCATCACCGGGCTCGAGCGCTATCAGTTGCTCACCGAAGACGAGCTGCTCGACGCGCAGGATCAATATGGCGAGGACGCGTTCTCGGCCGGGATCGGTGCCGAGGCAGTGAAGCAGATGCTGATCGACCTCGACCTCGAGGGCGAAAAGCGCGACCTCCTCGAAGAGCTGGCGGTCACCAAGTCCGAACTGAAGCCCAAGAAGATCATCAAGCGGCTGAAGGTCGTCGAAAGCTTCATCGATTCGGGCAACCGCCCCGAATGGATGATCCTCGACGTCGTTCCGGTCATTCCGCCCGAGCTGCGCCCGCTGGTGCCGCTCGACGGTGGCCGCTTCGCGACCTCGGATCTCAACGATCTGTATCGCCGCGTGATCAACCGCAACAACCGCCTGAAGCGGCTGATGGAACTGCGCGCGCCGGACATCATCGTCCGCAACGAGAAGCGCATGTTGCAGGAGGCCGTCGACGCGCTGTTCGACAATGGCCGTCGCGGTCGCACGATCACGGGCGCCAACAAGCGTCCGCTCAAGTCGCTCTCGGACATGCTCAAGGGCAAGCAGGGCCGCTTCCGTCAGAATCTGCTCGGCAAGCGTGTTGACTATTCGGGTCGTTCGGTCATCGTGACCGGGCCGGAATTGAAGCTGCACCAGTGCGGCCTGCCGAAGAAGATGGCGCTCGAGCTGTTCAAGCCGTTCATCTATGCGCGCCTCGACGCCAAGGGCCTGAGCATGACGCTCAAGCAGGCGAAGAAGTGGGTCGAGAAGGAGCGCAAGGAAGTCTGGGACATTCTCGACGAAGTCATTCGCGAGCACCCGGTCATGCTCAACCGCGCGCCGACGCTTCACCGTCTGGGCATCCAGGCGTTCGAGCCGGTATTGATCGAGGGCAAGGCGATCCAGCTTCACCCGCTGGTCTGCTCGGCCTTCAACGCCGATTTCGACGGCGATCAGATGGCCGTCCACGTCCCGCTGTCGCTCGAAGCGCAGCTCGAAGCGCGCGTGCTGATGATGTCGACCAACAACATCCTCTCGCCCGCCAACGGCAAGCCGATCATCGTGCCGTCGCAAGACATGGTGCTGGGTCTCTATTACATCTCGATGATGAAAGAGAATGAGCCCGGCGAAGGCATGCTGCTGGGCGACATGAGCGAGGTGCATCAGGCGCTGAACGCGGGTGCGGTCACGCTGCACACCAAGATCATCAGCCGCATCCTGCAGACCGACGAGAAGGGCGAGACGTATCTCAAGCGCTTCGAGACGACGCCGGGTCGCATGCTGCTGGGCGAATGCCTGCCGCAGAGCCACAAGGTGCCGTTCGACATCGTCAACCGCCTGCTGACCAAGAAGGACGTCGGCGACGTGATCGACGAGGTCTATCGTCACACCGGCCAGAAGGAGACGGTGCTGTTCGCCGACGCGATCATGTCGCTCGGCTTCCGCAACGCCTTCAAGGCCGGCATCAGCTTCGGCAAGGACGACATGATCATCCCCGACGCCAAGGTCGGGCTGGTCGACGAGACCCGCGGCCTGGTGAAGGACTTCGAGCAGCAATATCAGGACGGCCTGATCACGCAGCAGGAGAAGTACAACAAGGTGATCGACGCCTGGAGCCGTTGCGGCGATCAGGTGGCGACCGCGATGATGGACGAGATCAAGGCGGTTAAATATTACGAAGACGGCCCGATGAAAGGCCGCGAGAAGCCAATCAACTCGATCTACATGATGGCGCATTCGGGTGCGCGTGGTTCGCAGGCGCAGATCAAGCAGCTTGCCGGCATGCGCGGCCTGATGGCCAAGCCTTCGGGCGAGATCATCGAGACACCGATCATCTCGAACTTCAAGGAAGGCCTTACCGTCCTTGAATATTTCAACTCCACCCACGGCGCGCGCAAGGGCCTCGCGGATACGGCTTTGAAGACCGCGAACTCGGGCTACCTCACCCGCCGTCTGGTCGATGTGTCGCAGGATTGCGTCATCATGGAGCTGGATTGCGGTACCGAGCGGGCGCTCGAAATGCGCGCAATCGTGCAAGGCGGCTCGACCATCGCGTCGCTCGGCGAGCGTATCCTTGGCCGTACCACGGCAGAGGACGTCGTCGATCCCAAGACCAACGCGGTCGTCATCCCGTCGGGCACGTTGCTCGACGAGCCGATGATCACGCAGATCGAAGCGATCGGCATCCTTGGCATGAAGATCCGCAGCCCGCTGGTGTGCGAGGCCAAGATCGGCGTGTGCGGCAAATGCTATGGCCGCGATCTGGCCCGCGGTACCCCGGTCAACATCGGTGAAGCTGTCGGCGTCATCGCCGCGCAGTCAATCGGTGAGCCGGGTACGCAGCTGACGATGCGTACCTTCCATATCGGTGGTGCAGCGCAGCTCAACGAGCAGTCGAACCTCGAAGCGACCTCCGACGGCAAGATGGAGTATCGCGACCTTCGCATCATCGTCGATCAGCGCGGCCGCCGCGTCGTGCTGAGCCGTTCGGGCGAGCTGGCGATCATCGACATGGATGGCCGCGAGCTGGCGGTGCATCGCATCCCTTATGGTGCGTATGTGCTGTTCGACGACGGGCATATCGTGTCGCAGGGCGACCGGATGGCCGAGTGGGACCCGTTCACCATGCCGGTGATCACCGAGAACCCCGGTACGGTGAAATATGTCGATCTGATCGACGGCAAGACGCTGACCGAACAGGCCGACGAAGCCACCGGCATCACCCAGGCAGTCGTCACCGAATATCGCGGCAAGGCCAAGGAGGATCTTCGTCCTCGCCTGACCCTGCTCGACGACAATTCGGGCGAGGCGGGTCGCTACATGCTGGCATCGGGTGCCACGCTGTCGGTGCAGGATGGTGCGCAGGTTTCGGGCGGCGACGTGCTGGCTCGTGTCAGCCGCGAAGCTGCCAAGACACGCGACATCACCGGTGGTCTGCCGCGCGTTGCCGAGCTGTTCGAAGCGCGCAAGCCCAAGGAAAATGCGATCATCGCCAAGGTCTCGGGCCGCGTGGTGTTCGGCAAGGACTATAAGGCCAAGCGCAAGATCGGCATCCAGCCCGAGGATGGCGGCGAGGTCGTCGAGTATCTGGTGCCCAAGTCGAAGGTCATCGACGTGCAGGAAGGCGATTACGTCAAGCGCGGCGACAACCTGATCGGCGGCTCGCCCGATCCGCACGATATTCTCGAAGTGCTCGGCATCGAGCCGCTGGCGGAATATCTCGTGTCGGAAATCCAGGAGGTCTATCGTCTCCAGGGCGTGAAGATCAACGACAAGCACATCGAGGTGATCGTTCGCCAGATGCTGCAAAAGGTTGAGATCACCGACGGCGGCGACACCACCTTGCTCGCGGGCGAACAGCTCGACCGCGACGAGATGGACGAAGCCAATGCCAAGCTGGACAAGAACCAGACCCCGGCACAGGGCAAGCCGATCCTGCTCGGGATCACCAAGGCGTCGCTGCAAACCCGCAGCTTCATTTCGGCGGCTTCGTTCCAGGAGACGACGCGCGTCCTCACCGAGGCTTCGGTGCAGGGCAAGATCGACAACCTCAACGGGTTGAAGGAAAACGTGATCGTCGGCCGGCTCATCCCGGCGGGTACCGGCGCAGGCATGAACCGCCTGCGCGTGGCGGCATCGTCGCGTGACGCGGCGCTTCGCGTCCAGCAGCGCAAGTTGCAGGAAGTGCTGATCGCACCCAATTCGGCGGCAGAAGAGCGCGCCGCCGAAAAGGCACGCAATGCCCGCGACGAAGCCGGCACCGGCGACGATCCGCTCGGCAAAGTCGTGACCAGCGGCACCGGCACCGATGCCGATGCTGGCGAGTATCTGAACGACTGA
- a CDS encoding histidine phosphatase family protein: MILLVRHPAVARAWAGRCYGVSDVGLSRAGAMQMHALLPALVAWGPTQIVHSGLRRAAVLAEAVAKASGAPIAVDPRWRERDFGAWEGRSWQAIYRATGNAMDGMIDAPDSFRPGGGETTSELAARAVAGCDALPAGRVLVVSHGGPIAALLGSRAGAPPRDWLKLVPPTGGTARLRR; encoded by the coding sequence GTGATCCTGCTGGTGCGCCATCCCGCCGTGGCGCGCGCGTGGGCGGGGCGCTGCTATGGGGTGAGCGATGTCGGGCTGAGCCGGGCGGGGGCGATGCAGATGCACGCGCTGCTGCCCGCGCTGGTTGCGTGGGGGCCGACGCAGATCGTCCATTCGGGGCTGCGCCGCGCTGCGGTGCTGGCGGAGGCGGTGGCGAAGGCTTCGGGCGCGCCGATCGCGGTCGACCCCCGCTGGCGCGAACGCGATTTCGGCGCGTGGGAGGGGCGAAGCTGGCAGGCAATCTATCGCGCCACTGGCAACGCGATGGACGGGATGATCGACGCCCCCGACAGCTTCCGCCCCGGCGGCGGGGAAACGACCAGCGAACTCGCTGCCCGCGCGGTTGCTGGCTGCGACGCGCTGCCTGCAGGCCGCGTGCTGGTGGTGAGCCATGGCGGCCCGATCGCGGCGTTGCTGGGAAGCAGAGCGGGTGCGCCCCCGCGCGATTGGCTGAAGCTGGTCCCGCCGACGGGCGGAACCGCGCGACTGCGGCGGTAA
- a CDS encoding ATP-binding cassette domain-containing protein, which produces MSFDISVVKRRGDVLVAGNVAGGAGVTVLFGPSGVGKSSVLDMVAGLLRPDTGHVRVAGETLYDASARIDVPAHRRRAGYVFQDARLFPHLRVAANLRYGERLAAPADRWIDFGTVVAFLDIERLLRRWPATLSGGEARRVAIGRALLSAPRFLLLDEPLSFLDHARREEIARVIEDVRDRLKLPILLVTHDRAEAERLGTRIVTM; this is translated from the coding sequence ATGTCCTTTGACATCTCGGTCGTGAAGCGGCGCGGCGACGTGCTGGTCGCGGGCAATGTGGCGGGAGGCGCGGGGGTGACGGTGCTGTTCGGCCCCTCGGGCGTCGGCAAGAGCAGCGTGCTCGACATGGTCGCCGGCCTGCTTCGCCCCGATACCGGCCATGTCCGCGTTGCTGGCGAGACGCTGTATGATGCCAGCGCCCGGATCGACGTGCCCGCGCATCGCCGGCGGGCGGGCTATGTGTTCCAGGACGCGCGGCTGTTCCCGCATCTGCGCGTCGCCGCCAATTTGCGCTATGGCGAGCGGCTGGCCGCCCCTGCCGATCGCTGGATCGACTTCGGCACGGTGGTCGCCTTCCTCGATATCGAGCGCCTGCTGCGCCGCTGGCCCGCGACGCTGTCGGGTGGCGAGGCGCGCCGCGTCGCGATCGGGCGCGCGCTCCTCTCAGCCCCGCGCTTCCTGCTGCTCGACGAGCCGCTGTCGTTCCTTGACCATGCCCGCCGTGAGGAGATCGCGCGGGTGATCGAGGACGTCCGCGACCGGCTCAAGCTGCCGATCCTGCTCGTCACCCACGACCGCGCCGAAGCCGAGCGTTTGGGCACCCGCATCGTCACGATGTAG
- the modB gene encoding molybdate ABC transporter permease subunit produces MLSGEEWEIVRLSLLVGGTAVALTLPVAFVLAWLLARGRFPGKVLLDGIVHLPLVLPPVVTGWLLLLAFAPTGPIGGWLQDWFGASVLFRWTGAAIAAGVMALPLMVRAIRLSIEGVDRKLEAAAATLGAGRGRVFATVTLPLAVPGILAGAVLGFARALGEFGATITFVSNIPGETRTLPIAIYSALQIPGGDSVVLRLAIVSVVLSLAALMLSEWLARRSGRGGHVL; encoded by the coding sequence ATGCTGTCGGGCGAGGAATGGGAGATCGTTCGGCTGTCGCTGCTGGTCGGCGGCACCGCGGTTGCGCTGACATTGCCGGTGGCGTTCGTGCTCGCCTGGCTGCTGGCGCGCGGGCGGTTTCCGGGCAAGGTGCTGCTCGACGGGATCGTTCATTTGCCGTTGGTGCTGCCCCCGGTCGTTACGGGCTGGTTGCTGCTGCTAGCCTTCGCGCCTACCGGCCCGATCGGTGGCTGGCTGCAGGATTGGTTCGGCGCGAGCGTGCTCTTCCGCTGGACCGGCGCGGCGATTGCGGCGGGGGTGATGGCGCTGCCGCTGATGGTGCGCGCGATCCGCTTGTCGATCGAGGGCGTGGATCGCAAGCTGGAGGCGGCGGCGGCGACCTTGGGGGCGGGCAGGGGCCGGGTGTTCGCCACCGTTACGCTGCCGCTGGCGGTGCCCGGCATCCTCGCGGGCGCGGTGCTCGGCTTCGCGCGGGCGTTGGGCGAATTCGGCGCGACGATCACCTTCGTGTCGAACATTCCGGGTGAAACCCGCACGCTGCCGATTGCGATCTATTCGGCGCTGCAGATACCGGGTGGGGATTCGGTCGTCCTGCGGCTGGCGATCGTGTCAGTGGTGCTGTCGCTCGCCGCTTTGATGCTGTCCGAATGGCTGGCGCGTCGGTCAGGAAGGGGCGGGCATGTCCTTTGA
- a CDS encoding CsgG/HfaB family protein encodes MRNLSSAAAIAALLATTPLLAVPAEAQTATSSGRQNRDGTTRGASSGRKDQERAMRQVPRCTRKLGTVAIVEPDNQWWREFNLGSPEAILRVFVQQSGCFTMVNRGRSMQSRAMERALADQGELQDNSNLGRAQVKAADYFLQPDIVTSNANSGGNAVGGVLGGLLGRSRGILGGVGAIAGGINTRKAEANVTLSIVNARTTEEEVLTEGYARKSDLSFGVGGGAFGSGGAFGAAGGGYQNTEIGQVIVLAYLDAYTKLVTEMGGLPENASEAAPVAR; translated from the coding sequence ATGCGCAACCTGTCTTCCGCCGCCGCCATCGCCGCGCTGCTCGCCACCACACCCTTGCTCGCGGTGCCCGCCGAGGCGCAGACCGCGACCTCTTCGGGCCGCCAGAACCGCGACGGCACCACCCGCGGTGCGTCTTCGGGACGCAAGGATCAGGAACGCGCGATGCGACAGGTGCCGCGCTGCACCCGCAAGCTCGGCACCGTCGCGATCGTTGAGCCCGACAATCAATGGTGGCGCGAATTCAACCTCGGCAGCCCCGAGGCGATCCTGCGCGTGTTCGTCCAGCAATCGGGGTGCTTCACCATGGTCAATCGCGGGCGCAGCATGCAGAGCCGCGCGATGGAACGCGCGCTGGCCGACCAGGGCGAATTGCAGGACAATTCGAACCTCGGCCGCGCGCAGGTGAAGGCGGCGGATTATTTCCTCCAGCCCGACATCGTGACCTCGAACGCCAATTCGGGCGGCAACGCCGTGGGCGGCGTGCTCGGCGGCTTGCTCGGCCGTAGCCGCGGGATCCTGGGCGGGGTCGGCGCGATCGCCGGCGGGATCAACACCCGCAAGGCCGAGGCGAACGTCACGCTGTCGATCGTCAACGCCCGGACCACCGAGGAAGAAGTGCTGACCGAAGGCTATGCCCGCAAGAGCGACCTCAGCTTCGGTGTGGGCGGCGGCGCATTCGGCAGCGGCGGGGCGTTCGGCGCCGCGGGCGGCGGCTACCAGAATACCGAGATCGGCCAGGTCATCGTGCTCGCCTATCTCGATGCCTATACCAAGCTGGTGACCGAGATGGGTGGCCTGCCCGAAAACGCCTCGGAGGCGGCGCCAGTCGCGCGCTGA
- the modA gene encoding molybdate ABC transporter substrate-binding protein yields the protein MLVRAGLRQAQPERVWGRWLPIAVALLALVFASAPLSAQSGGPLVLAAASMQEALTAAADRFAARGQPRPVLSFAASSALARQIAAGAPADLFVSADDGWMASVEEAGLLAPGTRATVAGNRLVLIAPTAVRLPPIRTGAQIVAALGNGRIAIADPQAVPAGRYARVALVRMGAWRAIAPRVAAAENVRAALALVERGAAPLGVVYATDARASRAVRVVGVFPAASHPPIRYLVARLARSRDPSAEAFRRFLLSPVGRAILRAHGFSAP from the coding sequence ATGTTGGTACGGGCCGGGCTTCGACAAGCTCAGCCCGAACGGGTGTGGGGGCGGTGGCTGCCAATTGCCGTCGCGCTGTTGGCGTTGGTTTTTGCCTCCGCGCCTTTATCCGCCCAATCCGGTGGCCCACTCGTCCTCGCCGCCGCCAGCATGCAGGAGGCGCTGACCGCCGCCGCCGATCGCTTCGCGGCACGCGGTCAGCCGCGTCCGGTGTTGTCGTTCGCCGCCTCATCGGCGTTAGCGCGACAGATCGCCGCCGGTGCGCCCGCCGACCTGTTCGTCTCTGCCGATGATGGCTGGATGGCCTCGGTCGAGGAGGCGGGCTTGCTCGCCCCCGGCACCCGCGCGACGGTGGCGGGCAATCGTCTCGTCCTGATCGCGCCGACCGCGGTCCGGCTGCCCCCCATCCGCACGGGCGCGCAGATCGTGGCGGCGCTCGGCAATGGGCGCATCGCGATCGCCGATCCGCAGGCGGTACCCGCTGGCCGCTACGCCCGCGTCGCCCTCGTCCGCATGGGAGCTTGGCGAGCCATCGCTCCCCGCGTCGCCGCCGCCGAGAATGTCCGCGCGGCGCTGGCGTTGGTCGAGCGCGGCGCGGCGCCGTTGGGGGTAGTCTATGCCACCGATGCCCGCGCATCGAGGGCGGTGCGGGTCGTTGGTGTCTTCCCCGCTGCCAGCCATCCGCCGATCCGTTACTTGGTCGCCCGGCTTGCCCGCTCGCGCGACCCGTCCGCCGAAGCCTTTCGCCGCTTCCTGCTGTCCCCCGTCGGCCGTGCGATCCTGCGGGCGCACGGCTTCAGCGCGCCCTGA
- a CDS encoding phasin family protein: MANETSNKAADAANEATRNAADAATGAATQATDQMRAGAEKLQAAGGAMADTGSQLGMKMLDQAETNTAEAFKAMRAAAAANDVSEIMRIQSEYIREQGSRSVGQVREISELIANFGRTAMGQMTGRS, encoded by the coding sequence ATGGCGAACGAGACCAGCAACAAGGCTGCCGACGCAGCGAACGAAGCGACGCGCAACGCGGCCGATGCCGCAACTGGCGCGGCCACCCAGGCTACCGATCAGATGCGCGCGGGCGCCGAAAAGCTCCAGGCAGCCGGTGGCGCGATGGCCGATACCGGGTCGCAGCTAGGCATGAAGATGCTCGACCAGGCCGAAACCAACACCGCCGAGGCGTTCAAGGCGATGCGCGCCGCCGCCGCCGCCAACGACGTGAGCGAGATCATGCGCATCCAGAGCGAGTATATCCGCGAACAGGGTTCGCGATCGGTGGGGCAGGTGCGCGAAATCAGCGAGCTGATCGCCAATTTCGGGCGCACCGCGATGGGGCAGATGACCGGGCGCAGCTGA